A single window of Helicobacter macacae MIT 99-5501 DNA harbors:
- a CDS encoding flavodoxin domain-containing protein → MENNHINSPNYINIPNNSQKSILIVYKSKYGATKDYVKWLEKALADRQIACDICQVDKTPTQDFCGYGAVVFAGGIYGGELSIAKSLKDFARHLTEGQKATPIPNKLATPKLHCILIGLSSPLAPHQSTLDKNFTPSEQESIEFHFLQGRLDFGKLDSVDRERMNAYREMLRARASRTSEQEALLENDAVDFASKDSLKCVIDSLVAKGE, encoded by the coding sequence ATGGAAAATAACCACATAAATTCACCAAACTACATAAATATCCCAAACAACTCGCAAAAATCCATACTCATCGTGTATAAAAGCAAGTATGGAGCGACAAAGGACTATGTCAAATGGCTAGAAAAAGCCCTAGCCGATAGGCAAATCGCCTGCGATATATGCCAAGTGGATAAAACCCCTACTCAAGACTTTTGTGGCTATGGTGCGGTGGTGTTTGCAGGCGGGATATATGGCGGGGAGCTAAGCATAGCCAAATCCCTAAAAGACTTCGCTAGACACCTCACAGAGGGGCAAAAAGCCACCCCCATACCAAACAAACTAGCCACGCCCAAACTACACTGCATACTTATCGGGCTTAGCAGTCCGCTAGCACCTCATCAAAGCACTTTAGATAAAAACTTCACGCCAAGCGAGCAAGAGAGCATAGAGTTTCACTTTTTGCAAGGCAGGCTTGACTTTGGTAAGCTAGATAGTGTCGATAGGGAGCGAATGAACGCGTATAGGGAAATGCTACGCGCTAGGGCTAGTAGGACAAGCGAGCAAGAAGCACTGCTAGAAAATGATGCAGTGGATTTCGCTAGTAAGGATTCTCTAAAATGCGTTATTGATTCTTTGGTGGCTAAAGGCGAGTGA
- a CDS encoding restriction endonuclease subunit S gives MQVARHLKKFLLKVFLNCKIPIPPLEIQRRIVKRLDEAFSRIESGTKHLKSAKNNLTKYKQSLLKSAFNGTLTQDCHLSLGKSTHLTHPLAPSAEGGGIRKVQSAREGERENSPRAMAGEQESSHALKSPLPQHEGHLGVGSTRNDDKVSPSLAEGARGWVSPLNDNALDCHADKSPRNDDKDLLNGKSANLPQGWTIKTLGEVLSSDKHAMKKGPFGSSLKKEFFVDSGIRVFEQYNPINQDSDWKRYFITQEKFKELESFKAGAGDLLISCSGTLGKILELPQNVEMGIINQALLKIRLDNTQILNGYFVHLFNSPNMQRIILENTIGSAIQNIASVKVLKQIKIPIPPLKIQKQIVAILEKHFTSVDKVRAYIDSCLSKAKQLKSSLLKSAFAGELV, from the coding sequence ATGCAAGTGGCACGACATTTAAAGAAATTTCTGCTAAAAGTTTTTCTAAATTGCAAAATCCCCATTCCGCCATTAGAGATTCAAAGACGCATTGTCAAAAGGCTTGATGAGGCATTTTCTCGAATCGAGAGTGGCACAAAGCACCTAAAATCTGCCAAAAACAATCTCACCAAATACAAGCAAAGTCTGCTAAAATCCGCATTTAATGGCACACTTACGCAGGATTGCCACCTATCGCTAGGCAAATCCACACACTTAACCCACCCCCTAGCCCCCTCCGCAGAGGGAGGGGGAATAAGAAAAGTGCAATCCGCAAGGGAGGGGGAAAGAGAGAATAGCCCACGCGCAATGGCTGGGGAACAAGAGAGTAGCCACGCGCTAAAAAGTCCCCTCCCGCAGCACGAGGGGCATTTAGGGGTGGGTAGCACTCGCAATGACGATAAAGTTTCCCCCTCCCTTGCGGAGGGGGCTAGGGGGTGGGTAAGTCCTCTCAATGATAATGCTTTGGATTGCCACGCCGACAAGTCGCCTCGCAATGATGATAAGGATTTGCTCAATGGTAAATCGGCGAATCTCCCGCAAGGCTGGACAATCAAAACACTTGGCGAAGTATTATCAAGCGACAAACACGCTATGAAAAAGGGACCCTTTGGAAGTTCCCTTAAAAAAGAATTTTTTGTAGATTCTGGAATCCGAGTATTTGAGCAATACAATCCTATAAATCAAGATTCAGATTGGAAACGCTATTTTATTACACAAGAAAAATTTAAAGAGTTAGAATCTTTTAAGGCTGGTGCTGGTGATTTGCTGATTAGTTGCTCTGGGACATTAGGCAAAATACTTGAATTGCCACAAAATGTTGAGATGGGCATCATAAATCAAGCATTGCTAAAAATACGGCTTGACAATACGCAGATTTTAAATGGCTATTTCGTGCATTTGTTTAATTCGCCAAATATGCAAAGGATTATTTTAGAAAATACGATTGGTTCGGCTATCCAAAACATTGCAAGTGTAAAAGTGTTAAAACAAATCAAAATCCCCATTCCGCCATTAAAGATTCAAAAGCAAATCGTGGCGATTTTAGAAAAGCATTTCACTAGCGTGGATAAGGTAAGAGCGTATATCGACTCTTGCCTATCCAAAGCCAAACAACTAAAATCAAGCCTACTAAAATCCGCCTTTGCGGGTGAATTGGTATAG
- a CDS encoding acyloxyacyl hydrolase has product MQNQNVKAKQLDTIAQNLPKQNTTKSPKQNPAFSENLNALRFEIGSSVRGNGFENHHNAQIIYSQPNHIFRIHGRINLELGGFLGFGSVAGVDLSSMNLAFLGISEEALLPLFMSQKYGNIYAGVGLGAYIKSKGEVRVISNFTFGERVFVGYLWKKFSSEIFIKHFSNGTLSKPNAGHNFFGFCFGYVF; this is encoded by the coding sequence GTGCAAAATCAAAATGTCAAAGCCAAACAACTAGACACAATAGCCCAAAATCTACCCAAACAAAACACCACCAAAAGCCCAAAACAAAATCCCGCGTTTAGCGAAAATCTAAACGCACTAAGGTTTGAAATAGGCTCTAGCGTGCGAGGAAATGGCTTTGAAAACCACCACAACGCACAAATCATTTACTCACAGCCAAATCATATATTTCGCATACACGGACGGATAAATCTCGAGCTTGGTGGATTTTTGGGGTTTGGGAGTGTCGCGGGGGTAGATTTATCTAGTATGAATTTAGCATTTTTAGGCATTAGCGAGGAGGCTTTACTGCCACTTTTTATGAGTCAAAAATACGGCAATATCTATGCTGGAGTGGGGCTTGGGGCGTATATCAAAAGCAAAGGCGAAGTGCGCGTGATTTCAAACTTTACCTTTGGGGAGCGCGTGTTTGTGGGGTATTTGTGGAAAAAGTTTAGTAGCGAAATCTTTATCAAGCACTTCTCAAACGGCACTCTAAGCAAGCCAAATGCAGGACATAATTTCTTTGGATTTTGCTTTGGGTATGTGTTTTAG
- a CDS encoding type I restriction-modification system subunit M, which produces MNPQNLIAKVWDYANILRDSGVSYTDYVAQLSYLLFLKMESEIASVNPSAVSMIPSEYRWEVLKRLDGLELESVYSKALAELSKQGGIVGTIYQKAQNKITEPAKLKRLISLVDGETWLGLSVDVKGAIYEGLLAKNATETKAGAGQYFTPRVLCESIVRLMRPTPQMSVCDPACGTGGFLLAAYAYMKSQSNDSEVLRALREDKLYGKDITPLVVSLCAMNLFLHGLGVGFGSSGANSESSTTNSESESSTKTHEDSRNPKQKPQRALVSEGDSLLELGSVRFDMVLTNPPFGKKSSTKIMGEDGSVKRESETYTREDFIATTSNKQLNFLQHIMSLLKVRGKAAVVLPDNVLFEGGAGEKIRKRLLSEFDLHTILRLPTGIFYAQGVKANVLFFDKYEALAQGMRTSKVWVYDLRTNVNLSLVSNPLSAEHLADFEKCFCGGEVPKDLGDLAKNAGESSASNGDSADFAMLDFATMFARRVESERFRAFSVEEILARDKANLDIFWLKDESLGEVESLPTPREIATVIKEDLQSAIREFESAGV; this is translated from the coding sequence ATGAATCCACAAAATTTAATAGCCAAAGTCTGGGACTATGCAAATATCTTGCGCGATAGTGGCGTAAGCTACACCGACTATGTCGCACAGCTAAGTTACCTGCTATTCTTAAAAATGGAGAGCGAAATAGCGAGTGTAAATCCTAGCGCGGTGTCAATGATACCAAGCGAATACCGCTGGGAAGTGCTAAAAAGGTTAGACGGCTTAGAGTTAGAAAGTGTATATAGCAAGGCATTGGCGGAATTATCAAAACAGGGCGGAATCGTAGGCACGATTTACCAAAAAGCCCAAAACAAAATCACCGAACCCGCCAAACTAAAACGGCTAATAAGCCTAGTAGATGGCGAGACTTGGCTGGGGCTAAGTGTCGATGTCAAAGGCGCGATATATGAGGGGCTTTTGGCAAAAAACGCCACAGAGACAAAGGCGGGTGCGGGGCAGTATTTCACCCCGCGCGTGCTGTGTGAAAGCATAGTGCGCCTTATGCGCCCCACGCCACAAATGAGCGTGTGCGACCCTGCGTGTGGCACGGGTGGCTTTCTGCTTGCGGCTTATGCCTATATGAAATCCCAAAGCAACGATAGCGAGGTGCTTCGTGCGTTGCGCGAGGATAAGCTCTATGGCAAGGACATAACGCCACTTGTGGTAAGCCTGTGTGCGATGAATCTCTTTCTGCACGGGCTTGGGGTGGGATTTGGCTCTAGCGGGGCAAACTCTGAATCAAGCACGACAAACTCCGAATCTGAATCAAGCACAAAAACGCACGAAGATTCACGAAATCCTAAGCAAAAGCCCCAAAGGGCGTTAGTAAGCGAGGGCGATTCGCTACTAGAGCTTGGCAGTGTGCGCTTTGATATGGTGCTGACAAATCCGCCCTTTGGCAAAAAGTCTAGCACAAAGATTATGGGCGAAGATGGTAGCGTGAAGCGGGAAAGCGAGACATACACGAGAGAGGATTTCATCGCTACGACAAGCAATAAGCAGCTAAACTTTTTGCAACACATTATGAGCCTACTAAAAGTGCGTGGCAAAGCCGCTGTGGTGCTACCTGATAATGTGCTTTTTGAGGGCGGGGCGGGAGAAAAAATCCGCAAACGACTTTTGAGTGAATTTGACTTGCATACGATTTTGCGCTTGCCTACGGGGATATTTTACGCGCAAGGCGTTAAGGCAAATGTGCTGTTTTTTGACAAATATGAGGCGTTGGCACAGGGAATGCGCACAAGCAAGGTGTGGGTGTATGACTTGCGAACAAATGTAAATCTAAGCCTTGTAAGCAATCCTTTGAGTGCGGAGCATTTGGCGGATTTTGAGAAGTGCTTTTGCGGTGGGGAAGTGCCAAAAGATTTGGGCGATTTGGCTAAAAATGCGGGGGAATCTAGCGCGTCTAATGGAGATAGCGCGGATTTTGCTATGCTTGATTTTGCCACTATGTTTGCTAGGCGCGTGGAGAGTGAGCGATTTCGCGCTTTTAGCGTAGAGGAGATTTTGGCGCGAGATAAGGCAAACTTAGACATATTTTGGCTAAAAGATGAGAGCTTGGGCGAAGTAGAGTCGCTACCCACCCCGCGCGAAATCGCCACAGTTATAAAAGAGGATTTGCAAAGCGCGATAAGGGAATTTGAGAGCGCGGGAGTCTAA
- a CDS encoding HNH endonuclease signature motif containing protein translates to MNLIDDFVEVKECVYKNECYCVRDNGAVLRHTPAGKKARKLDNCWTFGKVNLQNGYLYIGSARIHRIVALAFHGEPPTKEHITDHIDTNRQNNRPQNLRYLTRLENAILNPITRSKIEYYCGSIRAFLQNPQILRNKVLESSDKNIEWMREVSDEEAQNCLKNLQHLSSQRNKPHSTTTTKMGEWIYKPIYPQAINHYDIKALSPSVAVQRYWTTPTEFILCPKQISDTPLEDYHKNLKRNATLTKNNFNSSRIIKFEMSKNKEAIFVISQIKTQARMKDKKSYAVLKIIYENNFFVHINCGYITEAQKATYKELIPELEERQREKQESLKNHQEQERSRQQEIVANELNFNIADYDTQALLPSIAKQRAWVTPTEFLLCPKEASDTPLEDYCKNLQKEALFSQNKNNSASVLDFALSSKAIFVICKFDERNVKHFALVEIIYENNFFVHINRGSFFKERGAYKYWTLAQGLKWSGGDTFDDFC, encoded by the coding sequence ATGAATCTTATAGATGATTTTGTGGAAGTCAAAGAATGTGTGTATAAAAATGAGTGCTACTGCGTGCGGGATAATGGAGCGGTTTTGCGACACACACCAGCAGGGAAAAAAGCGCGAAAGTTGGATAATTGTTGGACTTTTGGTAAGGTAAATTTACAAAATGGTTATCTCTACATAGGCAGTGCTAGGATTCATAGGATTGTTGCACTTGCTTTTCACGGAGAACCACCCACAAAAGAGCATATAACAGACCACATAGACACCAATCGCCAAAATAATCGCCCCCAAAATCTACGATATTTAACAAGACTTGAAAATGCCATTCTAAATCCAATCACGCGGAGCAAAATCGAGTATTATTGCGGGAGTATAAGGGCATTTTTGCAAAATCCACAGATTTTAAGAAATAAGGTTTTAGAAAGTAGTGATAAAAACATAGAGTGGATGCGAGAAGTTAGCGATGAGGAAGCGCAAAATTGTCTAAAAAATTTGCAACATTTATCATCACAGAGAAATAAACCACATTCCACAACGACAACTAAAATGGGCGAGTGGATTTATAAGCCGATTTATCCACAAGCAATCAATCACTATGACATAAAAGCCCTATCTCCAAGTGTAGCAGTGCAGAGATATTGGACAACGCCTACGGAATTTATATTATGTCCAAAGCAAATTAGCGACACGCCTTTAGAGGACTACCATAAAAATCTCAAAAGAAACGCCACTTTGACAAAAAACAATTTTAATTCATCGCGTATTATAAAGTTTGAGATGAGTAAAAATAAAGAAGCGATTTTTGTCATCTCTCAAATAAAAACACAAGCAAGAATGAAGGATAAAAAATCTTATGCGGTTTTAAAAATCATCTATGAAAACAACTTCTTTGTCCATATAAATTGTGGCTATATCACAGAAGCACAAAAGGCAACATACAAAGAGCTGATACCTGAACTAGAAGAGAGACAAAGGGAAAAGCAGGAATCTTTAAAAAATCATCAAGAGCAAGAAAGGTCAAGACAGCAAGAAATTGTGGCAAATGAGCTAAATTTTAATATAGCAGACTATGACACACAAGCTTTGTTGCCAAGTATTGCCAAGCAACGCGCTTGGGTAACGCCTACTGAATTTTTGCTATGTCCAAAAGAGGCTAGCGACACGCCTTTAGAGGATTATTGTAAAAATTTGCAAAAAGAAGCACTATTTTCTCAAAACAAAAACAACTCGGCAAGCGTTTTAGATTTTGCTCTATCTAGTAAGGCTATATTTGTGATTTGTAAATTTGATGAAAGAAATGTCAAGCACTTTGCACTTGTGGAAATCATCTATGAAAACAACTTCTTTGTGCATATCAATCGTGGGAGTTTTTTTAAGGAGCGGGGTGCGTATAAATATTGGACTTTGGCGCAAGGCTTAAAATGGAGTGGCGGAGATACTTTTGATGACTTTTGCTAG
- the efp gene encoding elongation factor P, producing MAIGMGELKKGLKIEIEGVPYRIVEYQHVKPGKGAAFVRAKIKSFLDGKVIEKTFHAGDKCEEPNIVEKPMQYLYHDGDSYQFMDTESYEQTALSADQVGEAAKWLLDGMAVSVLLHNEKAISVTVPQIVELKIIETPPNFKGDTSSAGKKPATLESGAVVQIPFHILEGETIRVNTETGEYVEKVK from the coding sequence ATGGCAATAGGAATGGGCGAGCTTAAAAAAGGCTTAAAAATCGAAATTGAGGGCGTGCCTTATCGCATCGTAGAGTATCAGCACGTAAAGCCGGGCAAGGGAGCGGCGTTTGTGCGCGCTAAAATCAAGTCATTTTTAGACGGCAAAGTGATTGAAAAAACATTTCACGCGGGCGATAAATGCGAAGAGCCAAACATAGTTGAAAAGCCTATGCAATACCTCTACCACGATGGCGATAGCTATCAGTTTATGGATACAGAGAGCTATGAGCAAACCGCGCTAAGTGCCGACCAAGTGGGCGAAGCAGCCAAATGGCTACTTGACGGTATGGCTGTGAGCGTGCTACTACACAACGAAAAGGCGATAAGCGTAACCGTGCCTCAAATAGTCGAGCTAAAAATAATAGAAACCCCACCAAACTTCAAGGGAGACACCTCATCTGCTGGCAAAAAGCCCGCCACTCTAGAATCTGGAGCGGTGGTGCAGATACCATTCCACATACTAGAGGGCGAGACAATCCGCGTAAATACCGAAACAGGCGAATATGTGGAAAAAGTGAAATAG
- a CDS encoding DUF4411 family protein, protein MKKYLIDTNIFIESANRHYAIDICPGFWHFLIKVSKLDNVKSIIQVYDEFTPDDERLKNFRQNLKDNHFFLPVENITPESYSKAAKTLIDMEYAQQAIANFSRHADYFLIALALQENYIIVTQEAKSGNNAKNQIKIPNVCERLGIECIDVVKFLRDEKAKFVLE, encoded by the coding sequence GTGAAAAAATATTTAATTGATACAAACATTTTTATAGAATCTGCTAATAGACATTATGCTATTGATATTTGCCCGGGATTTTGGCACTTTCTAATCAAAGTCTCAAAACTAGACAATGTAAAATCTATAATACAAGTTTATGACGAATTTACACCTGATGATGAAAGACTTAAGAATTTTAGGCAAAATCTAAAGGATAATCATTTCTTTTTACCTGTCGAAAACATAACGCCAGAATCTTATAGTAAGGCTGCAAAAACGCTAATAGATATGGAATACGCGCAACAAGCAATCGCAAATTTTTCAAGGCACGCTGATTATTTTCTCATCGCCCTAGCATTGCAAGAAAATTACATTATCGTTACGCAAGAAGCAAAAAGTGGCAATAATGCAAAAAATCAAATAAAAATCCCAAATGTATGTGAGAGACTAGGCATAGAATGTATAGATGTTGTAAAATTTTTGCGCGATGAAAAAGCAAAGTTTGTATTAGAATAG
- a CDS encoding ImmA/IrrE family metallo-endopeptidase, whose product MKGIAMILRSNHIATIQKLAFSQDEIVKVFKSAKQIKQFNDFISNSVDSIEIATDKLIKLANYRNIPFAYLFLPELPKVENALPDFRADSRDFSPNLQSCIGTSKKKQEWFRNYLIRNGYDKFLKDKKINSNADIIREIKILIDFDNAKKKSKSERFTHIKQALESNNIIVQQSGMSQNQTQKPISITECRGYAIYDEYAPLIFINSNDSSVNGKIFTLLHELAHIVLKHSGVSSYDFRANEEYQCNEIAGEILMPTNEFTKQWNKNISLENNIKNISAYFNDTASPLAIATKALLAKLTNNYEYQEFKETFLTSITKIKKKSGGDYYSNITAANSKNFAKSVIIDTLNGYETYKDAMDLLDIKNIKSFNTLAEKLGVR is encoded by the coding sequence ATGAAGGGAATTGCAATGATATTGCGTAGCAACCATATCGCTACTATCCAAAAACTAGCGTTTTCACAAGATGAGATTGTTAAAGTTTTTAAAAGTGCAAAGCAAATAAAGCAATTCAATGACTTTATAAGTAATTCCGTAGATTCTATTGAGATTGCCACTGATAAACTCATAAAACTTGCAAATTACAGAAATATCCCCTTTGCTTATCTATTTTTGCCAGAGTTGCCAAAGGTAGAAAATGCTTTGCCTGACTTTAGGGCAGATAGCAGGGATTTTTCGCCTAATTTGCAAAGCTGTATAGGCACAAGTAAAAAGAAGCAAGAGTGGTTTAGAAACTATCTCATAAGAAATGGTTATGATAAATTCCTAAAGGACAAAAAAATAAATTCTAACGCTGATATTATACGAGAAATCAAAATCCTAATCGACTTTGATAATGCCAAAAAGAAATCAAAAAGCGAAAGATTTACCCACATAAAACAGGCACTAGAATCCAATAATATCATAGTCCAACAAAGCGGAATGTCGCAAAATCAAACACAAAAACCTATTAGTATCACAGAATGCAGAGGATATGCTATTTATGATGAATATGCACCGCTTATCTTTATAAACTCAAATGATTCAAGCGTAAATGGCAAGATTTTTACCTTGCTACACGAGCTAGCCCATATCGTGCTTAAGCATAGCGGTGTAAGCTCCTATGATTTTCGTGCAAATGAAGAATATCAATGCAATGAAATTGCAGGTGAGATTCTTATGCCTACAAATGAATTCACAAAACAATGGAATAAAAATATTAGCCTAGAAAACAACATAAAAAACATTTCTGCATATTTCAATGATACTGCAAGTCCATTAGCGATAGCCACAAAAGCACTGCTTGCCAAACTTACCAATAACTATGAATATCAAGAATTTAAAGAAACATTTTTGACAAGTATCACAAAAATCAAAAAAAAATCTGGTGGTGATTACTATTCAAATATAACTGCTGCAAATAGCAAAAACTTTGCCAAAAGCGTGATTATAGATACACTAAATGGCTATGAAACCTACAAAGACGCTATGGATTTGCTTGATATAAAAAACATAAAATCTTTTAATACATTAGCCGAAAAATTAGGAGTTCGCTAG
- a CDS encoding ABC transporter permease — MRKICGIMQNQAKRQNSDKYIYDICIRTFDMKNTSDTKSLATLRTNSRNSTCLSDDNPTPRTHATPFAKTTPITPTLDSTKRNLARQKWQIFKRNKRALISLYIFGFLCFVSIFAPLIANHKPILIYHNHSFYFPLFAFYPESAFGGDFESEPDYNDPFVKELLKDSFVLKPLIPYSYDTIILDLDTNSPTPPDSKHLLGSDDQARDVASRLIYGLAISIAFGLVLSVFCVIIGVSVGGACGYYGGLVDLLGQRGIEIYSSVPILFLLIILSSFIVPSFWWILAIVLAFSWISLVGVVRAEFLKARNMEYVKAARALGLSNVRIIFRHLLPNAMVATITYIPFIMAGSISTLVTLDFLGFGMPVGSPSLGEIIEQAKNNLTSPHLAISGFVGVGVLLCVLVFIGEGVRDAFDPRIKEKS; from the coding sequence ATGCGAAAAATATGCGGGATTATGCAAAATCAAGCCAAGCGACAAAATAGCGACAAATACATTTATGACATTTGCATTAGGACATTTGATATGAAAAACACAAGCGATACAAAATCTCTAGCCACGCTACGCACTAATTCACGCAATAGCACTTGCTTGAGTGATGATAATCCCACGCCACGCACCCACGCCACACCATTTGCAAAAACCACACCAATCACACCCACACTAGATTCTACCAAGCGAAATCTAGCCCGCCAAAAATGGCAGATTTTTAAGCGCAATAAGCGTGCGCTTATCTCGCTATATATTTTTGGCTTTCTTTGCTTTGTGTCTATATTTGCCCCCCTCATAGCCAATCACAAGCCAATCCTTATCTACCATAATCACTCATTTTATTTCCCGCTTTTTGCTTTCTACCCAGAGAGTGCGTTTGGAGGGGACTTTGAGAGTGAGCCAGACTACAATGACCCCTTTGTCAAAGAGCTACTAAAAGATAGCTTTGTGCTAAAGCCTCTTATCCCTTATTCTTATGATACGATTATTTTGGATTTGGATACCAACTCGCCTACGCCACCTGACTCTAAGCATCTGCTAGGGAGTGATGATCAAGCTAGAGATGTCGCTTCTAGGCTGATTTATGGGCTTGCTATCTCCATAGCATTTGGGCTAGTGCTAAGCGTGTTTTGCGTCATCATCGGCGTGAGTGTGGGCGGGGCTTGCGGGTATTATGGTGGGCTTGTGGATTTGCTAGGGCAGAGGGGTATAGAGATATACTCTAGCGTGCCGATTCTGTTTTTGCTAATCATTTTATCTAGCTTTATCGTGCCTAGCTTTTGGTGGATTTTGGCTATCGTGCTTGCATTTAGCTGGATAAGCCTCGTGGGCGTGGTTCGCGCGGAGTTTTTAAAGGCTAGAAATATGGAGTATGTCAAAGCTGCTAGGGCTTTGGGGCTAAGCAATGTAAGGATTATATTTCGCCACCTGCTACCAAACGCTATGGTAGCTACGATAACCTACATTCCTTTTATTATGGCGGGGAGTATCAGCACTTTGGTTACGCTTGATTTTTTGGGGTTTGGTATGCCTGTGGGAAGCCCATCTCTAGGCGAAATCATCGAGCAAGCCAAAAACAACCTCACTTCCCCACACCTCGCTATAAGCGGGTTTGTCGGTGTGGGAGTGCTGCTATGTGTGCTTGTATTTATAGGCGAGGGCGTGCGAGATGCATTCGACCCGAGAATCAAAGAGAAATCATAA
- a CDS encoding YkgJ family cysteine cluster protein — protein MDKQNDLGESFNCTKCGACCQNIAHIAELRDCDKGNGVCKHLDLDTKECKIYANRPTICRVDEMFEKYFSSIYSKGAFYRLNAKCCNMLQEKLGIDENFRMKI, from the coding sequence GTGGATAAACAAAATGATTTAGGCGAATCTTTTAATTGCACGAAATGTGGCGCGTGTTGTCAAAATATCGCGCATATTGCGGAATTGAGAGATTGCGATAAAGGCAATGGGGTGTGTAAGCATTTGGATTTAGACACAAAAGAGTGCAAAATCTATGCGAATCGCCCCACAATATGTAGGGTAGATGAAATGTTTGAGAAGTATTTTTCAAGCATTTATTCTAAGGGCGCGTTTTATAGGCTAAATGCTAAATGTTGCAATATGTTGCAAGAAAAATTAGGCATTGATGAGAATTTTAGAATGAAAATTTAA
- a CDS encoding DJ-1/PfpI family protein — translation MSKKVLVPLANGFEEIEFVSIVDTLRRAQIEVLIAGVGDEESASGASDEGSADGAKSSEASAGGASGLKTNSAGECGASAKDSANGTGRSYIGAHGIAISADATLDSLDSSALAGFDGVALAGGWQGMLNLKASQKLREILREFKAEGKLVSAICASPIVLDAAGVLEGKFACYPSCEKFAYEDTSADSSAGSDSDSSESAGVNAGSDSSAGVNAGARKGAKSTNIGVGNSVSDTGKNTEKPLKGAYQPKASVVRDGNLITAAGPATGVLFALEIIAYLLGQAQSQSIAEQMLIPYLNHSAEILRS, via the coding sequence ATGAGCAAAAAAGTGTTAGTGCCTTTGGCAAATGGGTTTGAGGAAATCGAGTTTGTAAGCATAGTGGATACTTTGCGTAGGGCGCAGATAGAAGTGCTCATCGCAGGTGTGGGCGATGAAGAGAGCGCAAGCGGGGCGAGTGATGAGGGTAGCGCGGACGGTGCTAAATCTAGCGAGGCAAGTGCGGGCGGTGCAAGTGGTTTGAAAACAAATAGTGCGGGCGAGTGTGGTGCGAGTGCAAAAGATAGTGCGAACGGCACGGGCAGAAGCTACATAGGGGCGCACGGCATAGCCATAAGCGCGGACGCGACACTAGATAGCCTAGATTCTAGCGCGTTGGCGGGGTTTGACGGGGTAGCTTTGGCTGGTGGCTGGCAGGGAATGCTAAACCTCAAAGCAAGCCAAAAACTGCGCGAGATTTTACGCGAGTTTAAGGCAGAGGGCAAGCTAGTAAGCGCGATATGCGCATCGCCTATCGTGCTAGATGCTGCGGGCGTGCTAGAGGGGAAATTCGCGTGCTATCCTAGCTGTGAGAAATTCGCTTATGAGGACACTAGCGCGGATTCTAGCGCGGGCTCGGATTCTGATTCTAGCGAGAGTGCGGGGGTGAATGCGGGCTCGGATTCTAGCGCGGGCGTAAATGCAGGTGCAAGAAAAGGTGCAAAAAGCACAAATATCGGGGTGGGAAATAGTGTGAGCGACACGGGCAAAAACACAGAGAAGCCCCTAAAGGGCGCATATCAGCCAAAGGCTAGCGTGGTGCGCGATGGCAATCTCATAACCGCCGCAGGTCCCGCCACAGGAGTGCTTTTCGCACTTGAAATCATAGCCTACCTGCTAGGGCAGGCACAATCCCAAAGCATAGCAGAGCAAATGCTTATCCCCTACCTCAACCACAGCGCAGAGATTTTGCGAAGCTAG